From Polynucleobacter ibericus:
ACCCGCTCCAACCGTACCAAGTAGCAAAATAGCCAATGATTTTTGATTGTTACCAGCAGAGACCTGAACTTTTTTAAAAAGCACCTCCGCATCTCTGCTTCGCATGGGCCTTAAAGTTGAGCCTCCAATAGGAGATTCCCTTCTTGTTATATGCATTCTAATTTTATGATCAAATTTCATTGTTTCTGGGGTTGCAACATAGCAACGCTCAAACGAATCATCATCAAGATCAACTACAGAATCAGAAAATGCAGTGATGACTTCTTGTTCGATAATTGGGAAGATCGGATTACTCAGACCCTGCCTAGCATTCGAAGCAAAAAAGCTGCCCAATTTTCTGTTTTCCGTTTGATTGGCAACACGCCCCAGAAGAGCCGTCTCCAAGCTCCCTGAAATTACCGACTCTCGACTCAATAGGTCATAGAATTCTTGATAACTCTCATTTAGCAACTCGTCCAGAGACCAAAATACTAAAGCTGTGGAGTCATTAAACTTAACTTGGTCGTGTCGTTGAGCTGGAAATATGGCCCATGTTGCCCCATTTGTTGCCACCGCAAAATCAATAGCAAATTTTCTTGCATAATCTCGAGCTTGTATGATTGCTTCTCCAAGTTCGCTCTGCAAAAAACTATTCGATAGTTTTACCCGTCGATTACCGGGGGTTATGGAAAAACTGGCACCCACCTTTTTTGCCTCGACAACAATTGCTGCGTTTGCAGTTTTCAAAATATAGTCAGAGTAAGTGGTGCTCCCATCTTCTGTAACATGCTCTTCGGGTGAAATATCTTCATCAAGCCACCCCAAAACATCTCGAAGAATTCGGTCAATAACCTTAAGTCGAGTAGATGCTTCATTAGCATTGTTTAAGAGAATATTTTTATATGAGCCAAGTATCTCTCTTGTGACCTCTATTTTCATAAATTTGACCTAAGCTGTATATTTTAAATTTAAGATAATCAACAGGATACATAAAAATAAGGTTAAGTTACAAAAAATTCACTGGGAATAATTGCGAATAACAAATCCAAATAGAATCAATTCCTCTCAAAATGAGGCACATCCACAAATCCCTTGAAATTCCCGCCCCATCTATTTTTAGGGCTTAGGCTTTCCCAGTATTCACCTACAGTTCGTATTAGCTCTTTATCCCAAACAAGCTTTCCATTCCAGAAGAAGTTCAGATCAATAGCGCACCGCCTTAGGTGATTGCTATTCATAGTCTTTGATCTACCCGTCTTAAAGTAGATTTCTTGTTGCTCTGGTGAGCGCCAAAGCTCTCCTCCTGTAATGACCCACCCTTCCGCAGTAGCAAACTGAATAAGCCTACTCACATCGATCAAGAATGCGGCTTGCTCCGCAACCAAACCACTCACGCCTTTACTCACTGCGGCTCTTCCTTGTTTCTGGGACTATTCATGCGCATCTCAAAGATCTTCTCTACAGACCTTCCCCCAAAATAAGCCAGCATGACTAATTGACCCCATTCGCCAAGGAGTTTTACATAGGCTTCATTGATATCAATCCCCATGGCGGATAGCAAAGCGAATAAGAGGTAAGCAGTGAGGATATAAACCAAGGTTCCCGGTCTGATGTTCTTCGAGAGCTTTGAATCGCTACCCATATCCGATTGCCAACGATTAGTGGCATTGTCTTGTGAAGCTCGATGCATCTCTGCTAGAAGCTTTGATTCCTCTATTTCAAGTTCTTTTTGCTTTAGGGTGTATTGCAACAAGAGTTGCTCTTGTTCAATCTCTAACTGCTTTAGCTTAATGAGATCTTCCTGACTGGGGTTGTCAGGAATGCGCGCCCCAATCTTGCTCTCAATAAATTCCTTGCCTTTAGCCTGAACTGCACCCGCAAGCAGACCAAGGCCATTGACGGCCAAGGTTTGTACTAGAGAGGTGATGATTGGAAGCATGTCATTAGCTCTTTTCTTGATGCTCGAGGGTATGAATAAGTATGGAAGTCCACCGCCCCACTACCGCCAAGGCTTTTAATTGGTGTTGGCAGTGGGGCGCAATTAAGCGCGCCCACACACCATCGTTACTTCAACACCCACAGCCGCACCCAAACAC
This genomic window contains:
- a CDS encoding M15 family metallopeptidase; protein product: MSKGVSGLVAEQAAFLIDVSRLIQFATAEGWVITGGELWRSPEQQEIYFKTGRSKTMNSNHLRRCAIDLNFFWNGKLVWDKELIRTVGEYWESLSPKNRWGGNFKGFVDVPHFERN